The Candidatus Cybelea sp. sequence GGCGTTCGGAGCTGGTGGCCGGCATCGGCGATGAACTGCCGCATCGACGTGTTCGCCCGGTCGCGTGCCGCAAAGGCGCGCTCCATCTGTTCGATCGCTCCGTTATATGCCACCGCAAGCGCGCCGAGCTGCTGCCGTTCGTCGGCGGCGATCAGCTGCGGCGTGAGATCGCCCGATGCGAAACGCTGCAGGGCAGCGGTGACGTCGTCGAGCGGCCGAAGCGCTTGGCGGGTAAGCGCTCGGGCGACCAGAGCGGAACTGACGATCACCAGTGCCAGCGCGACCAATAGAGGGATCGCAAACGAGCGTACGGTGCTGACAAGCGTCGCGTCGTTGCTCTTGACGATGATGAAGAGATTACCGGCCTGCGCGTGCAGGGCTTGCAGCCCAAACGCCGTCGCGAGGCCGAGGATGACTCGTGCGAGCGGCCCGGATGCCTCCGGGTCGCCCGATAGGTCGCCGCGCGGCCGAAACGTCACGATGACCCGCGAGTCCGCGCGATGCGCGCGGAAGACCGTGACGCGCGTCGTCGCGTCGTTAAAGACGATCTCGCTTCCGCTTCCTAAAAGGAGCGAGGCGGCGAAGACGCCGCCGGCGCGGGCATCGGGCAGCGGCGCTCGCGCCAAGACCGTCTGCATCTGCGCGAGCGTTCCGCTCAGCTCGTTGGAGATTGCGCGAATGTAGACGCCAAAGGCGAAGAGCGCGCCGGCGATGATGACCGCCGCGAGCACCAGCGCGATCTCCACCGCCGCGAGGGTTTCGATGCGCCGCGCAAGCCGAGTCTTCACGGCGATGCCGATGCCCGTAACGAATAGCCCTGCCCGCGCAGCGTCTGAATCAGCTTGACCGCTTCGCCACTGTCGACCTTTGCACGCAGGAACGAAACGTACGTCTCGACGGTGTTCGGGATCACGTCGCGGTCGATGCCCCAGACCATGTCGAGGAGCTCGGAGCGCGTCAG is a genomic window containing:
- a CDS encoding HAMP domain-containing sensor histidine kinase; protein product: MKTRLARRIETLAAVEIALVLAAVIIAGALFAFGVYIRAISNELSGTLAQMQTVLARAPLPDARAGGVFAASLLLGSGSEIVFNDATTRVTVFRAHRADSRVIVTFRPRGDLSGDPEASGPLARVILGLATAFGLQALHAQAGNLFIIVKSNDATLVSTVRSFAIPLLVALALVIVSSALVARALTRQALRPLDDVTAALQRFASGDLTPQLIAADERQQLGALAVAYNGAIEQMERAFAARDRANTSMRQFIADAGHQLRTPLTVVQGFIAILRRGGMESAPDRDRILDTMNDQSRIMGSLIDKLILLERWENVEVGENISPIDVGRLVADLVSPIADAHPDRSFAIAAEPGVLAAIDPTELGYVVTNLTDNALKYGLGDIDVRVCARDSNAVIEVKDQGPGIPSSDAVRVFDRFYRGTQRDVAGSGLGLAIVKRAVERAHGRISLDSSPTGSRFTVSLPRA